Genomic segment of Bacteroidetes Order II. bacterium:
ATGGTCTTCATTTTTATATACGGGACGGGATTCTCACCGTTCAGGGAACACTAAAAGACAACATTGCAAAAGAAACGGTGTTTAAACTCTTGGAAAGTATTGCTGGAATTAAAGAGATTGTGGACATGATAGACCTTTTGGAGGCATAAAAAAAAAACGGATACCCGCTTCGGATACCCGTTTATCAGGCTGAAGACGGTCTTATTGCCATTTCCAAAGCCCTTCTTTCATGTTCAAAAAACCCATCTTGGCATAAAATCTTGAAGTGGTTTTGGCGTCATACAAATAAATCTGCGTCCCTTTAAAGTTTTCCCGCACTTTTTCCAGCAACATACGCCCAATACCCAGCCCTTGCACATCTGGTTCAACGGCAAAATCACAAATATAGGTATTTAAAACCCCATCGCTCAGTACACGGGCCAGCCCCACTAAACGTCCTTGAACCCAAGCCGTCACCACCAAAGAAGATTGTTCAAACATGCGCCATAAGGCAGCGTGGTCTTCTACTGGTCTTTGTAGCGGGGCCCGGCGATACAAAGTGGCGATCCGGGCAGGAGTGAGGTCATGCAGTCCAATCTTAACCTCGATGTTAATATTGGTTCCCTTGTAGTGGTCGCGGGACCGCGTAGCAAATCTTTCCATATCAATTAAGGTTAGGAGAGTGGGTGTTGAATAGGGTGCCAGCGGGTTGGGAAAATGGCAGAAGAAGCCGTTAATACCACTTCTGGCGGCAGGGCAATGCGCAGGGAAGTTCCATTAATTTCAACCCGCCATTCTGAAAAAGTTCCAGAAAAATAGCGTGAAACAATTTTTATTGGAAAGGAAATTGTGTGATTTTCCTTAATTATCCAGTTTTCGGGCTTAATTGAGATTATAAAATTAGGATCCGGTGTAATACCCCATTCGGTAAGGAGTACTGGATCTTGGACTAAGTTGCTGTTTCCAATAAACGTGGCCACAAAAGCATTTTTCGGACGGAAATAAACCGACTCTGGCGTGCCCATCTGCTGAATACATCCTTGGTTCAACACCACCAATTGATCTGAAAGTGCCAGCGCTTCATTTTGGTCATGCGTTACATACAAACTGGTGGTTCCGACGGATTTTTGAAGTTGTCGGATTTCAAAGCGGGCTTGTTCTCGTAAAGATGCGTCCAGATTAGAAAGTGGCTCGTCGAAAAGTAAAACCTCTGGCTCCATCACCATGGCCCTTGCCAAGGCCACCCGTTGTTGCTGGCCTCCAGAGAGGGTAGGTACAGGCTTTTCGGCAAAGGAAGATAGCCCCACTTTCCGCAGTGCTTCATCGGTACGGGTACGCACTTCCGAACGAGAAAATTTTTTAACCCGTAAACCAAAAGCCACATTCTCCCGAACGGTCATAGAGGGAAACAAGGCATAGCTTTGGAAAACCATAGCGGTTGGGCGTTTCTGCGCCGGAAGATGGGTTACATCCTGCCCATCCAACAAAATCCTTCCGGCAGTTGGTTGCTCAAACCCGCCAATCATCCGCAAAAGCGTTGTTTTTCCACAGCCACTTGGCCCCAAAAGTGAAAAAAACTGACCTTGGGACACACTAAACGAACAATCATCTACAGCAAGATGATCGCCAAATCGTTTCTGTAACGCTTCTACTACTACAAAAGACATGCTGTGTGTGCGTGTATAGGTGAGAGCATGATTATGGAAAAATACGCCGTGTACGAAACCAAAAGGATGAAGTTTTATGTTCGGCTTAGCAAGAATAGGCTGGCAAATGGGGGATGAAAGATAGGAACTTGTCTTGTAATATACATCTAATGTAAACTGTATGATATGTAAAAATAGCATTTGTCATTTTCTTGTATGGTGGCATATGATATTATAGCCTGTAGTGGTCCCAGTGCATCCATTTGTGACTTGATATATTCGGTGAGATTGTTTAGTTTAAGTAAAAATAGTTTCTTTATAGTTGCTATTATATTTGATTTGTAGTTGGGCGATTTGCTTTACAATTTGCCTGCAGCATGTAAAAAAAGCAAATTGGAAGCAACAAGAAGGAAAAAATAATGCCCAGTGGCTACTATATTTTCCGTATTCAAATAGAGGATCATCAAATCACAAAACCTATTTATGCTATAAAATAAATTTCCTGTTTTTAATACCTATTTATCGGATAAATGACATGAAAAATAGGCTTTTACTTTTATGCCTCATGTTTTTTCCCTTTTACACGCAAGGACAAGTCATTTGGAAAAATTTGGGGCAACCTCAAGGCTTGGTTATACCATGTTCATTCTATACGGACAGTAAGAAATTGGTCTCATGTGGGCTTTCTCTTGGAGATATGCGCATAAGTTTTCCTTATGTTTCGTCTGATTTGGCGACGAGTTGGCAATCTATCTTGACAAGTAAAAATGATGAAAATGTCAAATACGCAACTGCCATGAGCACCCAAAATGAACGTATAAAACGAGATAAAAAAGGATTTTAATCTACAGTCCAATTTTTATACGACCGATAGAACGTTTGTTTGGAATTTTGATATTTCGCCTGAAAATGAAATATGGATTGCTACAAATAAAGGGTTGCTACGATCTAAAGATGGGAATAAGAGCTATCAAACGGTGTCTTTTTCCAATATAAACACTACCGCGATTACCTTTACCGACAACGGTGAAATTTGGGTAAGTACGCAAGATGGTATTTTTAAATCAGCAAATCAAGGGATAGATTGGAAAAAAATTAGCAGCCTTATTGATGATCATATACTGTATTTTGATCGGTTAAGTCGGCAAATGTTGGTTGTTAACAACACCAATTCACAATTGGAGTTTTCTGCTAAAGGTGGAAAAGTTGAATATACGCGATTTTCGGAAGATGGCAGTTTTATTGCCACCCATGTTTTTGAGAATAATTCTATTTATGATGTGTTCCGTGCTACGGAAAAACATCTTTATATGGCAACATAAACAGGTTTGTGGCGTTCACAAGATAATGGAGTTAGTTTTAAAAAAACTACTGTATCACTACCAACGTATCATTTTACCAAAGCAGAGAACTATCTTTTTGCCTCAACATTTAGTGGGCTTTTTCGAGCTTCTTTAATGGATACCTCTTGGGTCAAAAAAAGGCGTATCAGGGCTTACCATTACTTCGCTTGCTTCAAATGATTCGCGCCTATTTGCAACGACAAGTACTGCAGCTTTTGGACTTTATTATTCTGATGATAATGGTATTTCGTGGTAGGAGAAGACAATCCTTAATGAAAAAATGAATAGCGTTTCGGCCTTAAAAAACCATGTTTGTGTAGAAACACTTTCTGGTACATGGTGTTCATTTGACAATGGTAGTACTTGAAAAAAAACGTCGGATAATGCTGGTGATCTGTATTTGATGTCCGCTAAAACGTGGTATATTCGAAAATATAAGATTATTTGGCATTCGCAAGATCAAGGTGCAACTTGGATAAGGCGTGATATTCCCACAAATATAGGATTCAACAAAATTAT
This window contains:
- a CDS encoding GNAT family N-acetyltransferase, which translates into the protein MERFATRSRDHYKGTNINIEVKIGLHDLTPARIATLYRRAPLQRPVEDHAALWRMFEQSSLVVTAWVQGRLVGLARVLSDGVLNTYICDFAVEPDVQGLGIGRMLLEKVRENFKGTQIYLYDAKTTSRFYAKMGFLNMKEGLWKWQ
- a CDS encoding ABC transporter ATP-binding protein; translated protein: MSFVVVEALQKRFGDHLAVDDCSFSVSQGQFFSLLGPSGCGKTTLLRMIGGFEQPTAGRILLDGQDVTHLPAQKRPTAMVFQSYALFPSMTVRENVAFGLRVKKFSRSEVRTRTDEALRKVGLSSFAEKPVPTLSGGQQQRVALARAMVMEPEVLLFDEPLSNLDASLREQARFEIRQLQKSVGTTSLYVTHDQNEALALSDQLVVLNQGCIQQMGTPESVYFRPKNAFVATFIGNSNLVQDPVLLTEWGITPDPNFIISIKPENWIIKENHTISFPIKIVSRYFSGTFSEWRVEINGTSLRIALPPEVVLTASSAIFPTRWHPIQHPLS